Within Sphingobium sp. KCTC 72723, the genomic segment TTGAGCGTGGACGAAAGCGTCGGTTTTCCGCCGGTCATCGTCTATACCGGACGCGACCTGTCGGCGGACGAGGAATTTCGGCTGCGCAAATATTCCAAGTCGATCATCGTCAAGGGGGCCAAGTCGCCCGAACGGCTGCTGGATGAAGTGACGTTGTTCCTGCATCAGGTCGTGTCCGAATTGCCCGAACCCCAGCAATTGCTGATCGCCCGGTCGCTGGGCCGGGACGAGGCGCTGGCCGGGCGGCAAATTCTGGTGGTCGAGGATGACATACGGAACGTTTATGCGCTGACGAGCATTTTCGAGCCTCATGGGGTGCATGTCCGTATCGCGCGCAATGGTCTGGAAGCGCTGTCCGCGCTGGATGAATCGGCGCGCGGTGTCGCGCCGCCGGTGGATCTGGTGCTGATGGACGTGATGATGCCGCAAATGGACGGGCTGACCGCCACCCGCGAAATCCGCAGCAAGCCATGGGGCAAGACCCTGCCCGTCATTGCGCTGACGGCCAAGGCGATGGCGCGCGATCAGCAGGAATGTCTGAACGCAGGCGCGAACGATTATCTGGCCAAGCCGCTGGACGTCGACAAATTGCTCAGTCTGGTGCGCGTATGGATGCCGCGCTGACCCCAGATGCGGCCATCGCGCCGCACGAGGAAATTGAACTGGACCTGCTGCTGGAGGCGATCTGGCGGCATTATCATTATGATTTTCGCGGCTATTCGCGCGGATCGCTGCACCGGCGCATGGTCCGCGCGCGGCACTGTTTCGGATGTGACAGCCTGTCGCACCTGCAACATAGCATCCTGCGCGACGGGGCGGTCTTTGCCGAACTGATGGGGTTCCTGACCATTCAGGTCAGCGAGATGTTCCGCGACCCCGCCTATTTCCGCGCGCTGCGCGAAAAAGTGATCCCGCATCTGCGCACTTATCCTTCCATCAAGGTGTGGATCGCAGGCTGCGCCAATGGCGAGGAATTTTATTCGCTCGCCATCCTGTTTCGTGAGGAAGGGCTGGAAGATCGCACGATATTCTATTGCACCGACATCAGCCCGGCGGCGCTGGAGCGGGCAGAAGCAGGCATTTACAGTCTGGACCATATCGCCCATTTCACCGAAAATCACCGCCGGTCGGGGGGGCTGACCTCCCTTTCGGACTATTATACCGCCGCCTATGGCGCGGCGGTGTTCGACAAGAGTCTGCGGCGTCGCGCGGTGTTTGCCGACCATAACCTCGCCAGCGATGAAGTGTTTTCCGAAGTGCAGCTGGTGTCCAGCCGCAATGTGCTGATCTATTTCGACCGGGCGTTGCAGGACCGGGCGCTGGGCCTGTTCGGGGAATCGCTGGTGCGGGGCGGGTTTCTGGGTCTGGGGTCGAAGGAAACGCTGCGCTTTTCCCGCCATGCCGACGGCTTTGCCGATTTCGACGAAAGCGAAAAGATATTCCGCCGCAACAGTAAGAGCCTGATAGAGAACGGTGATGCAGCCTGACCGCGTAACGATATTGGCCGTGGACGACGTTCCGGCGAACCTGGCCGCGCTCGACGCGCTGCTGGCCCGTGACGATGTGCAATTGTTGCAGGCGCGGTCGGGGGTCGAGGCGCTGGAAATGCTGCTGGTGCATGACGTGGCGCTGGCGCTGCTGGACGTGCAGATGCCGGGCATGGACGGGTTCGAACTGGCCGAACTGATGCGCGGCACCGAACGGACCAGCCGGGTGCCGATCATCTTCCTGACCGCCGTGGCGACGGACGAGCGGCGCAAGTTTCGCGGTTATGAAACGGGCGCGGTCGATTATCTGCTCAAACCCGTCGATCCGCAGATCGTGCGCAGCAAGGTGGACATCTTCGTCGAGCTGTTCCGGCAACGGCAGGAACTGGCGCGGCAGCGCGACGATCATGCCGCTGCGTTGGCGCGACTGACTGCTCATGGCGATAATTCGCCCCTCGCGCTGGTCGAACTGGGCGCGGACCAGCGGATCATTGCCTGGTCCAAGGGAACCGAGCGCATGTTCGGGTGGCGCGCGGCCGAAGTCGCGGGGTTCAGCGCGGCCGAGGTCAAATGGCTGGACGCGGCGCAATCGGCCGATTTTGCGACGCTGATGGACGAGATGATCGCAGGCGCGCTGCCCCGCGCCACCCGCACCCTGCGCTTTCACAGTGCCGAGGGGCTGGCGCTGGATTGCGAATGCTATTGTTCGGCGCTGCGCGATGGCGCGGGCCGCCTGTTTTCGGTCAACCTCCAGATATTGGACATCACCGACCGCAAGCGCGGCGAGGATATGCAAAAGCTGTTGATCGGCGAACTCAACCACCGGGTAAAGAACACGCTGGCGTCGGTGCAGGCAATCGCGACCCAGACGCTGCGCCATTCCGCCGGCCCATCCGATTTCGCGCCGACCTTCATTGGCCGCATTCACGCGCTGGCGGGCGCCCATTCGCTGCTGAGCGGCGCGACATGGCAGGTCGCCAGCCTGCGCGATCTGGTCGAAGGGCAAATGTCCATCGGCACGATCGACGCCGACCGGTTCGAAGCGGTGGGACCGGAACTGGACCTGCCGCCCGAACCGGCGCTGCATCTGGCGCTGGTGCTGCACGAACTGGTCACCAACGCGCATAAATATGGCGCATTGTCGGTGCCGGGCGGGCGTGTGCGGTTGGCATGGGCCGTCAGCGACAATCAACTGGTGCTGGACTGGGCCGAACTGGGCGGACCCGCCGTCGCGCCGCCATCGCGCCGGGGCTTTGGCACCGCGCTGATCGAACGCAGCCTGCGCGCCGATGGCGGCAGCGCCGTGCCGCGTTACGGCGACGATGGCATGGGATGGACGCTGACCATGCCCTATCTGGCCGGTGCGCGGCATCGCGGCCCGCGCGCGAAGCCGCGCAAGGATGGCGCACAGGCGCACCTCTCCCCCATCACGCCCATGTTGCAGGGCAAGCGCGTGCTGCTGGTCGAGGATGAGACGCTGATCGCGTTCGAACTGGCCGCGATATTGGAGGATGCGGGCGTCACCCTGATCGGTCCGGCCGCTACGGTCGACAGCGCGCTGGAAATGATCGCCCGGCTGCCGATCGACGGCGCGCTGGTCGATGGCAATTTGCAGGGGGAGGCTGTCGATGCCGTCGCCCATGCGCTGGCCGCGCGCGGCATTCCGTTCCTGTTCGTCAGCGGTTATGGCAGCGACCATCTGCCCGCCGGGTTCGACCATGTCGGAATCGTCGGCAAACCGTTCAATCCGCCCCAGCTGCTGGAAGCGGTCGGCGCGCTGTGGGACGGCGTGAGCGTTTAGAGGATCGTCATCGCCCCGTCATCGCTGCGGATTAGTTGCCCCGTCAGGACCAACGCTTCGGGGACGGACAATGACCATCATGATGGACCGGCGCCTGCTGTTGCAGGCTGGCGTATTCGGCCTGGCCGCGCTCGCCACGCCGGGCGTTGCGCAATTGCTGGGCGCGCGCGGCTTCACCCATGGCGTTGCCAGCGGCGAGCCTTCGGCGCGGTCGGTGCTGCTATGGACGCGCCATGTCGGCAGCGGGGACAGCCGGTTGCGGTGCGAAATGGCAAGCGACGTAGCCTTCACCACAGTCGTTGCGGGCGGCGATGTCGTTGCCAGCGCGCAGCATGACCATTGCGCCAAGCTGACGGTCGACGGGCTGGTCCCCGACCGCTGGTACTATTATCGTTTCGTCACGCCCGATGGTGCGATCAGCGACATTGGCCGCACCCGCACCCTGCCCGATGGCGATACGCCGCGCTTTGGCATCGGGCTGTTTTCCTGTTCCAACATGCCGTTCGGCTGGTTCAACGCCTATGGCCATGCGGCGCAGCGCAGCGACCTGGACCTGATGGTCCATGTCGGCGACTATATCTACGAATATGGGCCGGGCATCTATCCGACGAAGGATGTCGCCGGGCGATCCGTCCTGCCCGCCAATGAAATGGTGACGCTGGCCGACTATCGCCTGCGCCATGCCTCCTATCGCGCCGACCCCGATTTGCGGCGCTTGCATCAGTCGTTCCCGATGCTGGGGCAATGGGATGACCATGAACTGACCAACGACGCCTGGAAGGACGGCGCGGAAAATCATCAGCCCGCGACCGAAGGCGACTGGGCGATGCGCAAGGCGGTGGCGGAGCGAGTCTATCGCGAATGGATGCCGGTGTCCGACAAGCGCTATGACAGCTATCAGATCGGTTCGCTCGCCACCCTGTTCCGTCCCGAAACCCGCATCACCGCGCGCGACAGGCAACTGGATCTGGACGAAGCGATCGCGGGCCGGGGCGACCTGGCCAAGGCGTTGGCCGATTTCCGCGATGGCCCATGGAGCGCGAAGGACCGCACGGTCATGGGCGCGCAGCAGGAGGCATGGCTGCACGCCGGGCTGCAACAGTCGGTCAGGTCCGGCACCCGCTGGCAGATATTGGCGCAGCAGATCGTCATAGGCACGATCCGCGCACCCGAAACGTTCGACTCATGGACCGCCGATGGCGCATCGCCGCAGGTGCGCAGGGCAATGATGGGCATGGTCGCGGCGGCGCGCGCGGGGCTGCCGTTCAACATGGATGCGTGGGATGGCTATCCTGCCGCGCGCGAACGGCTGCTCAACGCGGCGCAGGCGGCGGACAGCAATCTGGTGGTCCTGTCAGGGGACAGCCATAACGCATGGGGCAATAATCTGACGAACGACGGTCGCGCCGTGGGCGTGGAATATGCGGGCCATGCGGTGACTTCGCCGGGGTTCGAAACCTATTTGCCCGCCGTCGCCCCGAAAGATTTTGCCAAGGCGCTGTGGCAGGCCAATCCGGGCCTTGCTTATGCCGACACCAGCCGTCGCGGCTATGTCTCCTTGCAACTCACGCCCGACCGGGTGCGCGGGGAATGGCATTATGTCGATACCATCCTGACGCGCTCCACCGCCGGGGTCGTGTCCGACGGGCTTGACGTGCGCTGGGGCGATCGGTGTTTTTCGGCATGATAAACACATCCGGGTCATGCAGCGTGATGACGCTGCATGACCCGGACGCCCCGCTCAAAAAGGATCAGAATTTGAAGCGCACGCCCGCCGTGAAGGCGCGACCGATAAAGTCATAGACCGCGATGTTGGTGGGCAGGTTCACGCCCGGCACCGTACCAGGGATGAGCGGTGGCTTCTTGTTGAACAGGTTGTTGACGTTCCCGAACAGCTCGAAATTGCCATTGCCGTTGGGAATGGTGAAGCGGGCCGCCAGATCGGTATACCACACCGCCTTGACGTTGGGATTGACGAACTGGATCGCCGTCGGGCCGCCGGGAATGTCCAGCCGCATTTTGTGGATATATTGTTCGGACAGGGTGATGCCGAACGGCCCGTTGCTATAATCCAGCGTGAAGTTGCCGCGCCAGCGCGGGAAACCCGCCGGGTTGCTGCCGACCACACTGACGCCGGTATAGTCAGCGATCGGTGCGCCGACATATTGCTGGGATTCGAACTTGTCGAGATAGTTGAGGTAGAGGCGCACGCCCAGCGCCCCGTTGCCGAGCGCTGTGCGATAGCTGGCGTCGATGTCCACGCCTGCCGTTTTCAGGAAGGCGATGTTGGCCGGCACGATGCTGACCAGCGATGGCAGGCTGGTGGGGGTCGTGCGGCTGATCAACGCACATTCCGCCACGCCCGAACCGCCCGCATTATAGCAGTTGGTGACGATCTGCTGCGCCGACAGGCTGTCGATCAGGTTCGACACCTTGATCCGGTAATAATCGACCGATAGCGACACGCCGCGCAGGAAGGACGGGGTCAGCACGCCGCCGATGGTCAGCGTCCTGGCTTTTTCCGGCTTCAAATTGGTGTTGCCCGCCGTGATCGTGTTCACATTCTGGTTCAGGCCGCTGCCATAGCTGCCATTGGCGGTGCGCAGGTCGTTGACGATGCCGATGCCGCTTTGCGCGCCTGCATATAGCTCGAACAGGTTGGGCGCGCGAATGTCACGCGACAGCGCGCCGCGCAGCAACAGGTCGTCCACCGGTTTCCAGGTGCCGCCCACTTTCCACGTCTTGACTGTGCCGGACGTCGAATAATCGGTAATGCGCGCCGCACCGCTGACGCTGAGTTCACGGAAGAAAGGCGTATCCTTGAGCAGCGGCACCGCCAGTTCGGCATAGGCTTCCTTGACGTTCAAGCTGCCCTGCGCTGTGCCGACATTGGTCAGCCAGTAGAAGAGCGATGTGGCAGGCACGCCGCGCAGGCCCGCAAAATAGGCGCTGCGTTCCGCCGCCGTGTCGAGCAGTGCAGGCGCGGCATTGCTGGTCAGGTCCAACGTCTGCTTGCGATATTCCGCACCGACCGCGAAATCGACTGGTCCGGCGGGCAGATCGAACAGGCTGCCGGACAGGTTGGCGGTAAAGGAGTCCTGTTTGACCGTCGCCTTGTACCGCGACGTGCCGGTGGCATAGGCATAGCCCGCAGGCGTGGAGCGCGAAGGATCCCCGTTCAGCACGTTGATTGGCGTGCAACCGGCATATTGGCTGGCGACCGTGGGGTCGAGCAGCACGCGACAGGTGATCTGGCCATTGGCCGGATTGACCACGGCGTCGGCGGCGGCATAAAGCTTGCGGTTATCATAAAGGCCCGAATTGGCCATGCTGTGCGTGCTGTCGCCATGCGAATAGCCGACCGACCAGTCCAGCCCGCTGATCTTGCCGCTCAGGCCCGCCGTCGCCATCCAGTAGTCGGTACGTTCGTCAGCAACGGGTGAGGGCTGGCCCGCATCATATTGACCCACGCTGATGAAGTCCGTGGCGGTGGGCAGCGACACGGCCAGTGCCGACGACAGATAGGGATTGCCCTTGTAGATATTGACCTGCTGTCCTGTGGGGACCAGCGCATTGACCTGCGTGCGATAGCGCATGTCGGCACGCGACCAGCCGCCCTGAACATAGGCATTGATGTCGTCGGTCAGGTCATAGCTCAGCCGTCCGAACGCCTGGTAGGTTTTGAACGGCGCGATCGCATGGCCGGTCGCCGGGATATTATAGCCATCGCCTCCCGCCGAGAAGCCGCCGGTGCCGGTCGCTCCGCCCTGCACGAACGGACGGGTCGATCCGTCATTGTTGATGACGCGGCCGACAAAGGGATTACCCGCCACGCTGGATCCGACGATGCGGCCGTTTGAGCTGGGCGCGACCGCGCTGGCGATACGGATGTCGGTGCCGATCGTATAGGGATTGAGCGCGCCGCCAGGGGAGCAGGCCGATGCCGGCGTGCCGGTCGGCACGGTGCAACCCACCACGCTACCGACATAGGTATAACCCTTGGTCGCGAAATCACGGTCGCTGCGCAACATGCCTTCATTGTTGGAAAATTCGCCGCTGATCAGCACATGGCCACGGCCCCCGGCAAAATCCTGTCCATAGGCCAGGCCAAGCCGCTGGTTGCCATTGTCACCTTCCTGCGAAATACCGGCTTGGGCGACGCCCTTCAGCCCGGTGAAATCCTTGTCCAGAATGAAGTTGACGACACCTGCGACAGCATCCGAACCATAGCCCGCCGATGCGCCACCTGTCACCACGTCGACCCGCTCCACCAGTAACTGGGGCAGGACGTTGGTATCGATCGTGCCGACATAGGAAGTAGGCGACACCCGCATACCGTCAAACAGGATCAGCGTGCGCAACGGCCCCTTGGGGTTGTTGCTGGGCGTGCCAAGGCTGCGCAGGTTCAGCACGTTACCGTGGATCGGCGCGTTGGAAAAATTGCTGGCCGACTTGCCTGGGCTAAGCGAATTGGAGAATTGCGGCAGCTTGTTGAGCGCGTCAGCAATCCCCGATGGGGTCGTCCTGGCCAGGTCCTGCGTCGTTGCAACCGTGACCGGCGTGGGCGCTGTATAGCCGTCGCGCACGATGCGCGATCCGGTAACGATGATATCAGGTGCGCTGGCGGCAGCGGCCTCCTGCGGTGCGGCAGCCGTAGCGGCATCTTGCGCCATTGCCTGACCGGCGATGACGATCATGCTGGCGCTCAGCGCCAATGTTGACACGAAAATCTGTTGCTTGGACATCGGTTCTTCCTCTCCCTGGATACGGCCGTGCCGGGCTTTGCGCCCGGCGTTTTGATTATTATCCCGGTGTGCATATTTACTGATAAGCCCATGGCGCTGCATGTCAACCAAATTTGCACCATGGGTAAATGTTTGGCCCTCCATAGTGACCTTGCGGCAACGCCGGGGGGAAACGGGCAAGCCGCCTTGTCCTCCTGCCCGATAAAAGATAGGATATTGACCCATGGTGCAGAAATATGCGTTATACAGGCGTCGCGCCGCTACGCCGGGCGACCCATAGAAACCGTGCCGATATGCAGGCCGGGCATGGCCGATAGTATAGGAGAATGGCTTTGCCGCCCGCAACCGACGACATGTCCGCCCCTCCGCTCCCGGCCGATGCCCCCAACAGCGATTCGGTTGGCGATTACCCGACCCCGCCCATGGCGTGGCTGACGGTCGCCATCCTGTTCCTGCTTTACATATTGTCGCTGACGGACCGGAACATCATGGCGTTGATGGTCGGGCCGATCAAACGCGATCTTGGTCTGTCCGACCTTCAGATCAGCCTGTTGCAGGGACCAGCCTTTGCCGTCCTGTTCTGCCTGTGCGCCATTCCGCTGGGCATGGCGCTGGACCGCTACAGCCGCCGGGTCGTCCTCTATCTCTCGGTGACGTTATGGAGCATCGCGGCGGCATCCTGCGGTCTTGCGGGCAGTTTCGCTGCGCTGGCCATGGCGCGGGCAGGCGTGGGTGCGGGCGAATCCGGTTTCGGCACTGGCAGCTACTCGATCGTCGGGGACAGTTTTCCGCCACATCGCGTCTCGCTCGCCATGTCGGTGTTCATCATGGGCGGCGTCATGGGCGCGGGCATCGTGTTCCTGCTGGGCGGGCCGATCGTCGCCGCCGCGATGAAGGCCGGCCCGGCCATCTGGCCCATCTTCGGCCTGCTCCAGCCCTGGCAACAAGTGTTCATCATGACCGGCGCACCGGGCATATTGCTCGCGCTGCTCGTGTTCGTCTTTCGCGAACCGCCCCGGCGCAAGTCGGCATCGGCCAGCGCAGGCTATGGCGAGGCATGGGCGTTCCTGCGCCTGCACAAGCCGCTTTATGTCGCGACGTTCGTGGGTTTCGGCCTGGCCTATGCCGTCACCATCGGGTTTCAGCTTTGGACGCCCACTTATCTCGCCCGCATCCATGGCTGGCAGCCGGGGCAGATCGGCCCGGTGATCGGCATCGCCCAGATCGCGGCGGCGGCGATGATTCCCGTCCATGGCTGGATCGTCGATCGCCTCTATCGGCGCGGGCGGCGCGACGCGCATCTTTTCTGGTGCATGATGACAGTCGCGGCGGCGGCACCTTTCGGTATCGCTGCCTTCCTCGTCACCAGCCCCTGGGCGACTGTCGCCTGCTACTGGTGTTTCATGGCGCTGATTCTCTCGACGTCCAGCATGGGACCGGCCACGGTTCAGGTCGTCACGCCACAACATATGCGCGGGCGCGTGTCTGCGCTCTATGTGCTGGTGTCGGGCCTGATCGCCATGGCGGGTGGCCCCGCCTTCATTGGCATCGTCACTACGCTGGTGATGGGGGATGAAATGAAGGTCGGCTATTCGCTGATCGCCAGCGTCATCTGCGTCGCCCTGCCCGCCGTCATTCTCTTTGCCTTGGGTCGCGCATCCATGCGCCGCGCCCAGGCCGCTCTTGCCTGAAGGACTTGTCCATGATCGAAGCCCGCCGCCCCGCCTTCCTCGACGGGAAGCCCAAACGGTTGCTGATCGACGGCCAGATGGTCGACGCCCTGTCGGGCGAAACCTTCCAGAGCATCAGCGCCTCCACCGGCGAACGGGTCGCCGACCTGGCATTGGCCAGCGCGCAGGATGTGGACCGAGCCGTGCGCGCCGCCCGTGCCGCTTTCGACGGACCATGGAGCCGCTTCAAGCCCGCAGAGCGGCAGGCGGTACTGCTGCGACTCGCCGAACTGGTCGATGCGGAATTTGAGGATCTGGCCCTGCTCGACTGTATCGAGATGGGCCGCCCGATCACCGCCGCGCGCGGCCTGCGCGCTATGGTGGAGCGATCGCTCCGTCATTTCGCAGGGGCCGCCACGTCAATCCATGGCGAAACATTGTCCAACAGCGCGCCGGTCGATCTCCTTTCCTTCACCCTGCGCGAACCGATCGGCGTGGTCGGTGCGATCATCCCGTGGAACGGTCCGCTGTTCAGCGCCGCGTGGAAAGTCGGCCCGGTTCTGGCCACCGGCTGCACCATCGTCCTGAAACCCGCCGAGGACGCCTCGCTCAGCCCGCTGCGCTTTGGCGAACTATGCCTGAAGGCAGGTGTGCCGCCGGGCGTCGTCAATGTCGTTACGGGCGCTGGCGCAACCGGCGCGGCGCTGGCCGACCATCCCGATGTCGACAAGATCGCCTTCACCGGATCGTGCGAAACTGGCCAGCGGATCATCGCCGCGTCGGCCGGGTCAGTGAAGCGCGTGACGATGGAACTGGGCGGCAAATCCCCCAACATCATCTTTGCCGACGCGGACCTGGACCTTGCCACCCCCGCCGCCGCGATGGGCGTGTTCAACAATTCGGGACAGGTGTGCGCGGCCGGCACCCGCCTGTTCGTCCAGCGTCCGGTCTATGAGGAAATGATCGCGCGCATTGCGGCCTTTACCGCCACGCTAAAAATCGGCCCCAGCCTGGACCCCGAAACGGTCATCGGCCCGCTCGTGTCGGCCAAACAATATGCCCGCGTGGCGTCCTATCTCGATCTTGGTCCGCAGGAAGGCGCGCGCCTCGTCACCGGCGGGCATCGCGTCACCGGCGGCGATCTGGACAAGGGCCATTGGGTCGCCCCTACCCTGTTTGCCGACGTGCGCGACGATATGCGTATCGCGCGGGAAGAGATTTTCGGTCCCGTCTCCTGCGTGCTACCCTTCGACGATCTGGACGAAGTGATCACGCGCGCCAACGCCACTCGCTTCGGGCTGGCCGGGGGCGTGTGGACCAGGGACATCGGCAAGGCGATGACGGCGGTAAAGCGCATCCGCGCCGGATCGATCTGGGTGAACCATTATTTCGCGATGGACCCGTCCGTTCCCTTCGGCGGCTACAAGATGAGCGGTTATGGGCGCGAGGGCGGTAGCGAACATATCGACGCCTATCTGCAAACCAAGGGCGTCTGGATAAGGACGTGAGAGTCTGTTTGAGAATGTGCTGAGGCCCATTCTGCTGCACCGGCCCTCTCTCCCCACCCGGCCTCTCAATCAGGATATTCTATGGGCGGCCGGGTTGTGACAGAGGGCCGGTGCAGTTCTTGAAAATGCGATCGTTTGCGCATTTTTCAAATAGCCCCTTTCCCCTCATTCCACGATTTCAAGCGCCCGCTCCGGGCAGGATTTCGCCCCGCGCCAGGCCAGCTTTTCGTTTGCTTCCGCCACCTCAATATCCCCGGCCATGATATAGCCTTCGTCGTCCAGTTCGAAAATCGCCGGGGCCATCGCCCAACAGCGGGCATGGCCCTGACATTTGTCGCGATGCACGATAATTTTCATGATGCTTCCCCCGTTGCGGACCAGTCGAGGATCAGATTTTCGATCCCGAATACATGGCCGCCATAAGTGACCGGCGCGGTCCCTTCCCTGATGCGGAAATCGGGAATTCGCCGCAGCCATTCCTCCAATGCCACGACGATTTCCCGCCGCGCCAGATGCGATCCCAGGCAACGATGCGGGCCATAGGCAAAAGCGGTGTGGCGATTATCCTCGCGGGCCAGGTCGATCCGTTCGGGATGGTCGAACTCGGCCGGATCGCGATTGGCGATCATCGTCGCGCAAGACACATAATCGCCCTTGCGGATCGGTGCGCCCTCAAAATCCACGTCCTTCGTCGCCACCCGGATCATCTGCACCGTGGGATAGGCGCGCAGCAATTCTTCCGCCGCCAGAACGATACGCGATGAATCGCCGCGCAATAGCTGCTGGTCATCGCCATGCCGCGCCAGATAGTTGAGGTCGAAACCGATCGCGGCGGCCACCGTGTCCAGCCCCGCGACGAACAGCAGCACGCCGGTCCCGCGTATCTGCGCATCGGTCAGCGGCCGATC encodes:
- a CDS encoding TonB-dependent receptor domain-containing protein yields the protein MSKQQIFVSTLALSASMIVIAGQAMAQDAATAAAPQEAAAASAPDIIVTGSRIVRDGYTAPTPVTVATTQDLARTTPSGIADALNKLPQFSNSLSPGKSASNFSNAPIHGNVLNLRSLGTPSNNPKGPLRTLILFDGMRVSPTSYVGTIDTNVLPQLLVERVDVVTGGASAGYGSDAVAGVVNFILDKDFTGLKGVAQAGISQEGDNGNQRLGLAYGQDFAGGRGHVLISGEFSNNEGMLRSDRDFATKGYTYVGSVVGCTVPTGTPASACSPGGALNPYTIGTDIRIASAVAPSSNGRIVGSSVAGNPFVGRVINNDGSTRPFVQGGATGTGGFSAGGDGYNIPATGHAIAPFKTYQAFGRLSYDLTDDINAYVQGGWSRADMRYRTQVNALVPTGQQVNIYKGNPYLSSALAVSLPTATDFISVGQYDAGQPSPVADERTDYWMATAGLSGKISGLDWSVGYSHGDSTHSMANSGLYDNRKLYAAADAVVNPANGQITCRVLLDPTVASQYAGCTPINVLNGDPSRSTPAGYAYATGTSRYKATVKQDSFTANLSGSLFDLPAGPVDFAVGAEYRKQTLDLTSNAAPALLDTAAERSAYFAGLRGVPATSLFYWLTNVGTAQGSLNVKEAYAELAVPLLKDTPFFRELSVSGAARITDYSTSGTVKTWKVGGTWKPVDDLLLRGALSRDIRAPNLFELYAGAQSGIGIVNDLRTANGSYGSGLNQNVNTITAGNTNLKPEKARTLTIGGVLTPSFLRGVSLSVDYYRIKVSNLIDSLSAQQIVTNCYNAGGSGVAECALISRTTPTSLPSLVSIVPANIAFLKTAGVDIDASYRTALGNGALGVRLYLNYLDKFESQQYVGAPIADYTGVSVVGSNPAGFPRWRGNFTLDYSNGPFGITLSEQYIHKMRLDIPGGPTAIQFVNPNVKAVWYTDLAARFTIPNGNGNFELFGNVNNLFNKKPPLIPGTVPGVNLPTNIAVYDFIGRAFTAGVRFKF
- a CDS encoding alkaline phosphatase D family protein, producing MTIMMDRRLLLQAGVFGLAALATPGVAQLLGARGFTHGVASGEPSARSVLLWTRHVGSGDSRLRCEMASDVAFTTVVAGGDVVASAQHDHCAKLTVDGLVPDRWYYYRFVTPDGAISDIGRTRTLPDGDTPRFGIGLFSCSNMPFGWFNAYGHAAQRSDLDLMVHVGDYIYEYGPGIYPTKDVAGRSVLPANEMVTLADYRLRHASYRADPDLRRLHQSFPMLGQWDDHELTNDAWKDGAENHQPATEGDWAMRKAVAERVYREWMPVSDKRYDSYQIGSLATLFRPETRITARDRQLDLDEAIAGRGDLAKALADFRDGPWSAKDRTVMGAQQEAWLHAGLQQSVRSGTRWQILAQQIVIGTIRAPETFDSWTADGASPQVRRAMMGMVAAARAGLPFNMDAWDGYPAARERLLNAAQAADSNLVVLSGDSHNAWGNNLTNDGRAVGVEYAGHAVTSPGFETYLPAVAPKDFAKALWQANPGLAYADTSRRGYVSLQLTPDRVRGEWHYVDTILTRSTAGVVSDGLDVRWGDRCFSA
- a CDS encoding CheR family methyltransferase yields the protein MDAALTPDAAIAPHEEIELDLLLEAIWRHYHYDFRGYSRGSLHRRMVRARHCFGCDSLSHLQHSILRDGAVFAELMGFLTIQVSEMFRDPAYFRALREKVIPHLRTYPSIKVWIAGCANGEEFYSLAILFREEGLEDRTIFYCTDISPAALERAEAGIYSLDHIAHFTENHRRSGGLTSLSDYYTAAYGAAVFDKSLRRRAVFADHNLASDEVFSEVQLVSSRNVLIYFDRALQDRALGLFGESLVRGGFLGLGSKETLRFSRHADGFADFDESEKIFRRNSKSLIENGDAA
- a CDS encoding response regulator, producing the protein MQPDRVTILAVDDVPANLAALDALLARDDVQLLQARSGVEALEMLLVHDVALALLDVQMPGMDGFELAELMRGTERTSRVPIIFLTAVATDERRKFRGYETGAVDYLLKPVDPQIVRSKVDIFVELFRQRQELARQRDDHAAALARLTAHGDNSPLALVELGADQRIIAWSKGTERMFGWRAAEVAGFSAAEVKWLDAAQSADFATLMDEMIAGALPRATRTLRFHSAEGLALDCECYCSALRDGAGRLFSVNLQILDITDRKRGEDMQKLLIGELNHRVKNTLASVQAIATQTLRHSAGPSDFAPTFIGRIHALAGAHSLLSGATWQVASLRDLVEGQMSIGTIDADRFEAVGPELDLPPEPALHLALVLHELVTNAHKYGALSVPGGRVRLAWAVSDNQLVLDWAELGGPAVAPPSRRGFGTALIERSLRADGGSAVPRYGDDGMGWTLTMPYLAGARHRGPRAKPRKDGAQAHLSPITPMLQGKRVLLVEDETLIAFELAAILEDAGVTLIGPAATVDSALEMIARLPIDGALVDGNLQGEAVDAVAHALAARGIPFLFVSGYGSDHLPAGFDHVGIVGKPFNPPQLLEAVGALWDGVSV
- a CDS encoding MFS transporter, which encodes MALPPATDDMSAPPLPADAPNSDSVGDYPTPPMAWLTVAILFLLYILSLTDRNIMALMVGPIKRDLGLSDLQISLLQGPAFAVLFCLCAIPLGMALDRYSRRVVLYLSVTLWSIAAASCGLAGSFAALAMARAGVGAGESGFGTGSYSIVGDSFPPHRVSLAMSVFIMGGVMGAGIVFLLGGPIVAAAMKAGPAIWPIFGLLQPWQQVFIMTGAPGILLALLVFVFREPPRRKSASASAGYGEAWAFLRLHKPLYVATFVGFGLAYAVTIGFQLWTPTYLARIHGWQPGQIGPVIGIAQIAAAAMIPVHGWIVDRLYRRGRRDAHLFWCMMTVAAAAPFGIAAFLVTSPWATVACYWCFMALILSTSSMGPATVQVVTPQHMRGRVSALYVLVSGLIAMAGGPAFIGIVTTLVMGDEMKVGYSLIASVICVALPAVILFALGRASMRRAQAALA
- a CDS encoding ferredoxin; translation: MKIIVHRDKCQGHARCWAMAPAIFELDDEGYIMAGDIEVAEANEKLAWRGAKSCPERALEIVE
- a CDS encoding aldehyde dehydrogenase family protein encodes the protein MIEARRPAFLDGKPKRLLIDGQMVDALSGETFQSISASTGERVADLALASAQDVDRAVRAARAAFDGPWSRFKPAERQAVLLRLAELVDAEFEDLALLDCIEMGRPITAARGLRAMVERSLRHFAGAATSIHGETLSNSAPVDLLSFTLREPIGVVGAIIPWNGPLFSAAWKVGPVLATGCTIVLKPAEDASLSPLRFGELCLKAGVPPGVVNVVTGAGATGAALADHPDVDKIAFTGSCETGQRIIAASAGSVKRVTMELGGKSPNIIFADADLDLATPAAAMGVFNNSGQVCAAGTRLFVQRPVYEEMIARIAAFTATLKIGPSLDPETVIGPLVSAKQYARVASYLDLGPQEGARLVTGGHRVTGGDLDKGHWVAPTLFADVRDDMRIAREEIFGPVSCVLPFDDLDEVITRANATRFGLAGGVWTRDIGKAMTAVKRIRAGSIWVNHYFAMDPSVPFGGYKMSGYGREGGSEHIDAYLQTKGVWIRT